The Fortiea contorta PCC 7126 genome has a segment encoding these proteins:
- the psbA gene encoding photosystem II q(b) protein, protein MTTTLQQRSSANVWGKFCEWITSTENRIYVGWFGVLMIPTLLAATVCFTIAFIAAPPVDIDGIREPVAGSLIYGNNIISGAVVPSSNAIGLHFYPIWEAASLDEWLYNGGPYQLVVFHFLIGCACYLGRQWELSYRLGMRPWICVAYSAPLASAAAVFLIYPIGQGSFSDGMPLGISGTFNFMIVFQAEHNILMHPFHMLGVAGVFGGSLFSAMHGSLVTSSLVRETTETESLNYGYKFGQEEETYNIVAAHGYFGRLIFQYASFNNSRSLHFLLAAWPVVGIWFTALGVSTMAFNLNGFNFNQSVIDSQGRVISTWADVINRANLGMEVMHERNAHNFPLDLAAGDVAPVAISAPAING, encoded by the coding sequence ATGACAACAACCTTACAACAGCGCTCAAGCGCTAACGTATGGGGCAAGTTTTGCGAGTGGATCACCAGCACCGAAAACCGCATTTATGTAGGTTGGTTCGGCGTACTCATGATCCCCACCTTGCTAGCTGCCACAGTATGCTTCACCATCGCCTTCATCGCTGCACCCCCAGTAGACATCGATGGTATTCGTGAACCAGTAGCAGGTTCATTGATCTACGGAAACAACATCATCTCCGGCGCAGTAGTGCCTTCCTCCAACGCCATCGGCTTGCACTTCTATCCAATATGGGAAGCAGCATCCTTAGATGAGTGGTTGTACAACGGTGGTCCTTACCAATTGGTAGTATTCCACTTCTTGATCGGATGTGCTTGCTACCTAGGCCGTCAGTGGGAATTATCCTACCGCTTAGGAATGCGTCCTTGGATCTGCGTAGCATACTCAGCACCTTTGGCGTCAGCAGCAGCAGTATTCTTGATCTACCCAATTGGTCAAGGATCATTCTCTGACGGTATGCCTTTGGGTATCTCCGGCACATTCAACTTCATGATCGTGTTCCAAGCAGAGCACAACATCTTGATGCACCCCTTCCACATGTTGGGAGTAGCAGGTGTATTCGGCGGTTCATTGTTCTCGGCAATGCACGGAAGTTTGGTAACATCTTCCTTAGTTCGTGAAACCACCGAAACCGAATCATTGAACTACGGTTACAAGTTCGGACAAGAAGAAGAAACCTACAACATCGTTGCAGCCCACGGCTACTTCGGTCGTTTGATATTCCAATACGCTTCATTCAACAACAGCCGTTCACTGCACTTCTTGCTAGCAGCATGGCCAGTAGTTGGTATTTGGTTCACAGCATTGGGCGTCAGCACAATGGCGTTCAACTTGAACGGATTCAACTTCAACCAATCAGTCATCGACTCACAAGGTCGTGTCATCAGTACCTGGGCTGACGTGATCAACCGCGCTAACTTGGGTATGGAAGTAATGCACGAGCGCAACGCTCACAACTTCCCTCTAGACTTGGCTGCTGGTGATGTAGCGCCTGTTGCTATCAGCGCTCCTGCTATCAACGGTTAA
- the aroC gene encoding chorismate synthase translates to MGNTFGHLFRVTTFGESHGGGVGVVIDGCPPQLEISQQEIQYELDRRRPGQSKITTPRKEADTCEILSGIFEGKTLGTPIAILVRNQDTRPQDYDEMAQKYRPSHADATYDAKYGIRNWQGGGRSSARETIGRVAAGAIAKKILRQIANVEIIGYVKRIKELEGLVDPNTVTLEQVESNIVRCPDAEISDRMIELIEQTGRKGDSIGGVVECVARNVPKGLGEPVFDKLEADIAKAVMSLPASKGFEIGSGFAGTLLTGIEHNDEFYLDENGEIRTVTNRSGGIQGGISNGENIILRVAFKPTATIRKEQKTVTREGEETVLAAKGRHDPCVLPRAVPMVEAMIALVLCDHLLRHHGQCRVL, encoded by the coding sequence ATGGGTAACACTTTTGGGCATCTATTTCGCGTTACTACTTTTGGCGAGTCTCACGGGGGTGGTGTGGGAGTTGTCATTGATGGCTGTCCTCCACAACTAGAAATTTCTCAACAAGAAATACAGTACGAGTTAGACAGACGACGCCCAGGACAAAGTAAAATTACGACGCCTCGTAAAGAAGCAGATACTTGTGAGATATTATCTGGAATATTCGAGGGTAAAACTTTGGGTACGCCCATAGCAATTTTGGTACGAAACCAAGACACTCGCCCCCAAGATTATGATGAGATGGCACAAAAGTATCGCCCTTCCCACGCTGACGCGACCTATGATGCCAAATATGGTATTCGTAACTGGCAAGGTGGGGGCAGGTCATCGGCACGTGAGACAATTGGGAGAGTTGCAGCTGGTGCGATCGCTAAAAAAATTCTTCGTCAAATCGCCAATGTTGAAATCATCGGCTATGTCAAGCGGATCAAAGAATTAGAAGGATTAGTTGACCCCAACACTGTCACCTTAGAACAGGTGGAAAGCAACATTGTCCGCTGTCCTGATGCAGAAATCAGCGATCGCATGATTGAATTAATAGAACAAACTGGTAGAAAAGGTGATTCTATCGGTGGTGTAGTGGAATGCGTAGCACGAAACGTACCTAAAGGTTTAGGGGAGCCAGTATTTGATAAATTAGAAGCAGATATTGCCAAAGCTGTGATGTCTCTCCCAGCTAGTAAAGGGTTTGAAATTGGCTCTGGTTTTGCGGGGACTTTGCTAACAGGAATTGAACATAACGACGAATTTTATCTAGATGAAAATGGAGAAATCCGCACCGTAACCAACCGTTCTGGTGGGATTCAAGGAGGAATTTCTAACGGTGAAAATATCATTTTACGAGTTGCATTTAAACCCACAGCTACCATTAGAAAAGAGCAGAAAACTGTGACTCGTGAAGGCGAAGAAACAGTATTAGCTGCCAAAGGACGCCATGATCCTTGTGTATTACCCCGCGCTGTGCCGATGGTAGAGGCGATGATAGCTTTGGTGCTGTGCGACCATTTGTTACGCCATCATGGGCAATGTCGGGTGTTGTAG
- a CDS encoding SemiSWEET transporter, producing the protein MDFITILGLTAATITTISFLPQMIKTWRRKSAKDVSLVTLITFIIGIFLWLIYGIFLQSLPIILANGVTLVFNLIILWLKIKYR; encoded by the coding sequence ATGGATTTTATAACAATTCTCGGATTAACTGCTGCCACAATCACCACAATTTCTTTTTTGCCACAAATGATTAAAACTTGGCGAAGGAAATCAGCAAAAGATGTTTCTCTCGTCACGCTGATTACATTTATAATTGGGATTTTTTTGTGGTTAATTTATGGAATTTTTCTACAATCTTTACCGATTATTCTGGCAAATGGCGTGACATTAGTTTTTAACTTGATAATCCTATGGCTTAAAATTAAATATAGATAA
- a CDS encoding B12-binding domain-containing radical SAM protein, with product MTSSLFGSERLLFTPTTPNTDAIPVIFAFPNEYSVGITSLGYQVVWATLAMRDDVQVSRLFTDIHEQLPRRPEIVGFSISWELDYVNILNLLEFLEIPIRSTARHDHHPIIFGGGPVLTANPEPFADFFDVILLGDGENLLGDFINCYQEVRKASRETQLKTLAKVPGIYVPSLYEVEYHTTDGEVKSIKPIDSEIPAIVQKQTYRGNTLSASTVVTDKAAWENIYMVEVVRSCPEMCRFCLASYLTLPFRTASLQGSLIPAIERGLQVTKRLGLLGASVTQHPEFTTLLDYISQPKYDDVRLSIASVRTNTVTMQLAETLAKRDTRSLTIAVESGSEKLRQIVNKKLNNDEIIQAAINAKAGGLSSLKLYGMVGIPGEEPEDLDQTVAMMRSIKKAVPGLRLTLGCSTFVPKAHTPFQWFGVNRQSEKRLQMLQKQLKPQGIEFRPESYNWSIIQALLSRGDRRLSHLLELTRDFGDSLGSYKRAFKQLKAQIPDLDFYVHTNWSTEQILPWSHLQGPLPQSTLLKHLADATSHFDSPLKQLQPLNS from the coding sequence GTGACATCCTCTCTCTTCGGCTCTGAACGCCTCTTATTTACCCCCACTACCCCCAACACCGACGCCATACCAGTGATTTTTGCCTTTCCGAATGAGTACAGCGTGGGTATTACGAGCCTTGGCTATCAGGTGGTATGGGCGACTTTAGCAATGCGTGATGATGTGCAGGTGAGCCGCTTATTTACTGATATTCATGAACAACTACCAAGAAGACCGGAAATTGTCGGATTTTCAATTTCTTGGGAATTGGATTATGTGAATATTTTAAATTTGCTGGAATTTTTGGAAATTCCTATTAGATCCACTGCTCGTCATGATCATCATCCGATAATTTTTGGTGGCGGCCCTGTTCTCACTGCTAATCCTGAACCTTTCGCTGATTTTTTTGATGTGATTCTTTTAGGTGACGGAGAAAATTTGCTGGGAGATTTTATTAATTGTTATCAAGAAGTCAGGAAAGCTTCTAGAGAAACTCAACTTAAAACACTTGCAAAAGTACCAGGAATTTATGTTCCTAGTTTGTATGAGGTGGAATATCACACTACAGATGGTGAGGTCAAATCTATTAAACCGATTGACTCAGAAATTCCGGCAATAGTGCAAAAGCAAACTTATCGAGGAAATACTCTATCTGCTTCTACGGTAGTCACAGACAAAGCTGCTTGGGAAAATATTTATATGGTGGAGGTGGTGAGAAGCTGTCCGGAAATGTGTCGCTTTTGTTTGGCGAGTTATCTCACCTTACCTTTTAGAACCGCGAGTTTACAAGGTTCATTAATTCCAGCTATTGAAAGAGGTTTACAAGTTACAAAACGACTGGGTTTATTGGGTGCTTCTGTAACTCAACATCCAGAATTTACCACGTTATTAGATTATATTAGTCAACCAAAGTATGATGATGTCCGTTTAAGTATTGCTTCAGTCAGAACCAATACGGTAACAATGCAGTTAGCAGAAACTTTGGCAAAACGAGACACGCGATCGCTTACCATTGCTGTAGAAAGTGGCTCAGAAAAATTAAGGCAAATCGTCAACAAAAAACTCAACAACGATGAAATCATCCAAGCAGCAATCAACGCCAAAGCTGGCGGCTTGTCAAGCTTGAAACTCTACGGGATGGTGGGGATTCCCGGTGAAGAACCAGAAGATTTAGATCAAACTGTGGCAATGATGCGTAGTATAAAAAAAGCAGTTCCAGGATTGCGATTAACACTAGGATGCAGTACTTTTGTACCCAAAGCACACACGCCGTTTCAGTGGTTTGGGGTAAATCGCCAATCGGAAAAGCGGTTGCAGATGTTACAAAAACAGCTAAAACCCCAGGGCATAGAGTTTCGCCCCGAAAGCTATAACTGGTCTATTATACAGGCTTTATTGTCCAGAGGCGATCGCCGACTCTCTCATTTGCTTGAACTTACCCGCGACTTTGGCGACTCTCTGGGTAGCTATAAACGGGCTTTCAAACAACTCAAAGCACAAATTCCCGACTTAGATTTTTACGTCCACACCAACTGGTCAACAGAGCAAATACTACCTTGGAGCCACTTGCAAGGGCCGCTACCACAGTCTACACTACTGAAGCACTTAGCTGATGCTACCAGTCATTTCGACTCTCCCCTGAAGCAACTCCAGCCATTGAATTCTTAG
- a CDS encoding CPXCG motif-containing cysteine-rich protein, whose translation MQNTSEYYCAYCGEPNLTFIDLSAGGQQSYVEDCQVCCHPNVLYVRVDEETLEIEIDTEYAG comes from the coding sequence ATGCAAAACACATCTGAATATTACTGCGCCTATTGCGGTGAACCAAACTTAACTTTTATTGATTTAAGTGCAGGAGGACAGCAATCCTATGTAGAAGATTGTCAAGTATGCTGTCACCCAAATGTTCTCTACGTCCGGGTCGATGAAGAGACCCTAGAAATAGAAATTGATACCGAATACGCAGGCTAA
- a CDS encoding SRPBCC family protein, with amino-acid sequence MLHFKHSSIINAPPEVVWKFHERPDILQLLTPPWQPVQVIRREGGLEPGAITEFRLFLGPLSLTWLARHTQYERYRLFTDEQISGPFESWVHRHEFESQNGKTNLTDNISFSIPGGDGVEFFSGWLVQAQLEAMFRYRHFVTKRECESSP; translated from the coding sequence ATGCTGCACTTTAAACATTCCTCAATCATTAACGCGCCGCCAGAAGTAGTTTGGAAATTTCACGAAAGACCAGACATACTACAGCTGCTGACTCCACCTTGGCAACCTGTGCAAGTAATCCGCCGTGAGGGAGGACTCGAACCAGGTGCAATTACAGAATTCCGCCTGTTTCTCGGCCCATTATCATTGACTTGGTTAGCGCGTCATACCCAATACGAACGATATCGCCTATTCACCGATGAACAAATATCCGGGCCTTTTGAATCTTGGGTACATAGACATGAATTTGAGTCACAAAATGGTAAAACCAATTTAACGGACAACATTTCCTTTTCCATACCTGGTGGAGATGGCGTCGAATTTTTTAGCGGTTGGTTAGTGCAAGCCCAACTAGAAGCGATGTTCCGCTACCGTCATTTCGTGACTAAACGAGAGTGCGAATCATCACCCTAA
- a CDS encoding SDR family NAD(P)-dependent oxidoreductase: MAPTAIITGASQGIGKATALLFAQQGYDLILVARQANNLEALAQQIQSLGLKTPLTFACDVKDPSQVQTMTQKAWEQYNYIDLLINNAGIFASGPVENFSLSDWHDVIDTNLWGYIHTINAILPHFLQRGSGTIVNVSSIGGKVPTPYLVPYCTSKFAVTGLTEALQTELKPKGIHVCGIYPNLIKSSFMERAVFRGKDEADLQTRREQLNTILKNPVVEKPEDVANAIWDAVKNQKSEVTVCSANFSQALYRLFPGLTKWLSRQALQNQDK; this comes from the coding sequence ATGGCTCCAACAGCAATAATTACAGGTGCATCTCAAGGTATTGGGAAAGCAACGGCTCTTTTATTTGCTCAACAAGGATATGACTTGATACTTGTAGCCCGTCAAGCTAATAACTTAGAGGCTTTAGCCCAGCAGATACAAAGCTTAGGATTAAAAACACCACTGACTTTTGCTTGTGATGTCAAAGACCCGTCCCAAGTGCAAACCATGACACAAAAAGCTTGGGAACAATATAACTATATCGATCTGCTGATTAACAATGCAGGTATATTTGCATCAGGCCCTGTTGAGAATTTCTCTCTCAGCGATTGGCATGATGTCATAGACACGAACTTGTGGGGATATATCCACACGATTAATGCTATTTTGCCTCATTTTCTCCAAAGAGGAAGCGGCACCATCGTTAATGTTAGTTCCATTGGCGGTAAAGTCCCTACCCCTTACTTAGTCCCTTATTGTACTAGTAAGTTTGCTGTCACAGGTTTGACTGAAGCGCTACAGACTGAACTCAAGCCGAAAGGTATTCATGTCTGTGGAATTTATCCAAATTTGATTAAGAGTAGCTTCATGGAAAGGGCAGTTTTTCGTGGTAAAGATGAGGCGGATTTGCAAACCCGCCGCGAACAACTCAACACTATCCTGAAAAATCCTGTAGTCGAAAAGCCTGAAGATGTGGCAAATGCGATTTGGGATGCTGTCAAGAATCAAAAGTCAGAAGTAACTGTTTGTTCAGCAAATTTCTCTCAAGCCCTTTATCGTTTGTTTCCTGGTTTAACAAAGTGGTTGTCTCGCCAAGCACTGCAAAATCAGGACAAGTGA
- the crtW gene encoding beta-carotene ketolase CrtW produces the protein MIELEKTFSDQLQITSIVKLKSLFGGIFLAISIISIWSFSLVFLLAIDIANIKFLFLLPMILWQTFLYTGLFITAHDAMHGVVFRQNSKINHFIGSLCLSLYGLLPYKKLLKKHWLHHHHPASEIDPDFHDGKHQNFFAWYAYFMKNYWSWRQIISLTLIYNFAKYILHIPTDNLNYFWVIPSLLSSVQLFYFGTFLPHKQPSGGYVNLHRAQTTKRPVLWSFITCYHFGYHEEHHEYPHIPWWQLPKIYEMRQTKAEI, from the coding sequence GTGATCGAATTAGAAAAAACATTTAGTGATCAGTTACAAATTACCTCTATTGTGAAATTGAAATCTCTCTTTGGTGGAATTTTCCTTGCCATTAGCATCATTAGTATCTGGTCTTTTAGTTTAGTGTTCTTACTTGCAATCGATATTGCTAATATCAAATTTTTGTTTTTATTGCCTATGATACTTTGGCAGACATTTTTATACACAGGATTATTTATTACAGCCCACGATGCTATGCATGGAGTGGTGTTTAGGCAAAACTCTAAAATTAACCATTTTATTGGCTCATTATGTTTATCCCTTTATGGACTTTTACCATATAAAAAATTGCTGAAAAAACATTGGTTGCATCACCACCACCCAGCTAGTGAAATAGATCCGGATTTTCATGATGGTAAACACCAAAATTTCTTTGCTTGGTATGCTTATTTCATGAAGAATTATTGGAGTTGGCGACAAATTATTTCTCTAACTCTTATCTATAATTTCGCTAAATACATACTGCATATTCCTACTGATAATCTTAATTATTTTTGGGTAATTCCTTCACTTTTAAGCTCAGTACAACTGTTTTATTTTGGTACCTTCTTACCTCATAAACAGCCAAGTGGCGGTTATGTCAATCTTCATCGCGCTCAAACCACTAAGCGTCCTGTTCTTTGGTCATTTATTACTTGCTATCATTTCGGATATCATGAAGAACACCACGAATATCCTCACATTCCTTGGTGGCAGTTACCAAAGATTTATGAGATGCGTCAAACGAAAGCTGAAATATAA
- the hrcA gene encoding heat-inducible transcriptional repressor HrcA, translating to MQVQLTNRQQHILWATVRHYIATAEPVGSKALIEEYDLGVSSATIRNVMGVLEKSGLLYQPHTSAGRIPSDSGYRIYVDQLITPSETLAREVELALQQRLHWEDWSLEAILQGAAQILASLSGCIGLITMPQTSTAMLRHLQLVQIETGRIMLIVVTEAYETHSRLMELKPASPETQPDPEVIDRELQIVSNFLNSHLRGRSLLELSSLDWSQLDQDFQRYAEFLKNSIMELTRRTFAPAATQIMVRGVAEVLRQPEFSQLQQVQTIIHLLEEEQDQLWRLIFEATEAEELKKPRVTVRIGAENPLEPIRTCTLISSTYRRGAVPLGSVGVLGPTRLDYESAIAVVAAASEYLSEAFS from the coding sequence ATGCAAGTCCAGTTGACAAATCGACAACAGCATATACTTTGGGCAACGGTGCGTCATTACATTGCAACAGCCGAACCTGTAGGTTCCAAAGCGCTGATTGAAGAGTATGACTTAGGCGTCAGTTCAGCCACAATTCGCAATGTGATGGGTGTGTTAGAAAAGTCTGGGTTACTTTATCAACCGCATACTTCCGCCGGACGCATACCCTCCGACTCAGGCTATCGCATCTATGTTGACCAGTTAATTACCCCGTCTGAGACTTTAGCCAGAGAAGTAGAATTAGCCCTGCAACAACGCCTCCACTGGGAAGATTGGAGTTTAGAAGCCATACTCCAAGGCGCAGCACAGATTTTAGCAAGCTTAAGTGGGTGCATTGGCTTGATTACCATGCCTCAAACCAGCACAGCAATGTTGCGACATTTGCAATTGGTGCAAATCGAAACGGGACGGATCATGCTGATTGTAGTTACAGAAGCCTATGAAACACACTCCAGGCTGATGGAATTGAAACCAGCATCCCCAGAAACGCAACCTGATCCAGAGGTAATTGATCGGGAATTGCAGATTGTTTCTAACTTTTTAAATAGCCACCTGCGAGGACGCAGCTTGTTGGAATTATCTAGCCTGGATTGGAGTCAATTAGATCAAGATTTTCAACGCTACGCTGAATTCTTGAAAAACTCAATCATGGAATTAACCCGTCGCACTTTTGCACCAGCAGCTACACAAATTATGGTGCGGGGTGTCGCAGAAGTTTTGCGCCAGCCAGAATTTTCTCAATTACAACAAGTACAAACCATTATCCACCTGTTGGAAGAAGAGCAAGACCAACTTTGGCGATTAATATTTGAAGCCACCGAAGCTGAGGAACTGAAGAAACCAAGAGTCACGGTACGCATCGGCGCAGAAAACCCCCTAGAGCCGATTCGGACTTGCACGTTGATATCTTCAACCTATCGCCGAGGAGCTGTTCCTTTGGGGAGCGTGGGAGTGCTAGGGCCAACACGCCTAGATTATGAAAGTGCGATCGCTGTTGTCGCTGCAGCATCTGAATATTTATCAGAAGCCTTCAGTTAA
- a CDS encoding rhodanese-like domain-containing protein — protein MTGNSSGQTISQISVEELAQRLSTKDSSIQLVDVREPQELAIASLEGFVNLPLSEFAEWGDQVPTLFNPHAETLVLCHHGVRSAQMCQWLVAQGFTNVKNIAGGIDAYSLSVDNTVPQY, from the coding sequence ATGACAGGGAACTCTTCTGGTCAAACCATTAGCCAAATTAGTGTAGAAGAATTAGCACAGCGTTTATCTACTAAGGATTCTAGTATTCAATTAGTGGATGTGCGCGAACCACAGGAATTGGCGATCGCTAGTCTTGAGGGCTTTGTCAATCTACCTTTGAGTGAGTTTGCTGAATGGGGCGATCAAGTCCCCACACTCTTCAATCCTCACGCTGAAACTCTTGTATTATGCCACCACGGCGTTCGCTCTGCTCAAATGTGTCAGTGGTTAGTCGCTCAGGGTTTTACAAATGTTAAAAATATTGCAGGCGGCATTGATGCCTACTCTTTATCAGTAGACAATACAGTTCCCCAGTATTAA